In a genomic window of Gigantopelta aegis isolate Gae_Host chromosome 9, Gae_host_genome, whole genome shotgun sequence:
- the LOC121382004 gene encoding uncharacterized protein LOC121382004, with protein sequence MLGSNSPIRSQGMERCWKHKRKGTRDKEEVMVEEGKVELIALRVHQVMLQGHYRRGHSCHRVNAVSVLCKRTIEEVKNEMARCTVSGEEESCRLKQSSKTGGGPAPDVYFKQWELIVLMHFLNFKILTFWILQARFYVAAHRMHCLH encoded by the exons ATGCTGGGGAGCAACAGCCCCATCAGAAGTCAAGGGATGGAGAGGTGCTGGAAACACAAGCGCAAGGGGACAAGGGACAAGGAAGAGGTCATGGTAGAGGAAGGCAAAGTCGAGTTGATCGCCCTCCGAGTTCATCAAGTGATGCTGCAAGGACATTACAGGAGAGGACACAGCTGCCACAG ggTCAATGCAGTAAGTGTCCTTTGCAAAAGGACAATAGAAGAAGTGAAAAACGAGATGGCAAGATGCACGGTTAGTGGTGAAGAAGAAAGCTGCAGGCTAAAACAAAGTAGCAAGACAGGAGGGGGACCAGCTCCAGATGTCTACTTTAAACAATGGGAACTGATAGTActtatgcattttttaaattttaaaatattaaccttCTGGATACTGCAGGCAAGATTTTATGTTGCAGCACACCGCATGCATTGTcttcattaa